In one Lolium rigidum isolate FL_2022 chromosome 3, APGP_CSIRO_Lrig_0.1, whole genome shotgun sequence genomic region, the following are encoded:
- the LOC124702664 gene encoding probably inactive leucine-rich repeat receptor-like protein kinase At5g48380, which produces MAIRGFCATLVQILLCFTLCQQCYGTVSDIQCLKRLKASVDPNNKLHWTFENNTEGSICTFSGVECWHPNENRILSLRLGGMDLKGQFPDGLENCSSMTSLDLSSNSLSGPIPADISKRLAYVTNLDLSYNSFSGEIPESLANCTYLNTVNLQNNKLTGTIPGQLGGLSRLTDFNVAGNKLSGQIPSSFSKFAASNFANQELCGKPLSGDCTANSNSRTGVIAGSAVAGAVITLIVVGVILFIFLRKMPAKKKEKDVEGNKWAKTIKGEKGVKVSMFEKSVSKMKLNDLMKATGDFTKENIIATGHSGAMYKATLPDGSFLAIKRLQDTQHSESQFTSEMSTLGSARQRNLVPLLGYCIAKKERLLVYKYMPKGSLYDQLHHETSDKKSLEWPVRLKIAIGAGRGLAWLHHTCNPRILHRNISSKCILLDDDYEPKISDFGLARLMNPIDTHLSTFVNGEFGDVGYVAPEYSHTLVATPKGDVYSFGVVLLELVTGEEPTHVSNAPENFRGSLVDWITYLSNNSILQDAVDKSLIGKNNDAELLQVMKVACSCVLSAPKERPTMFEVYQLLRAVGEKYHFSAADDELTLRPRDADSERPDELIVAR; this is translated from the exons ATGGCCATTAGGGGTTTCTGTGCTACCCTTGTCCAAATTCTCCTCTGCTTCACGCTCTGTCAGCAATGCTACGGCACAGTAAGTGACATCCAATGCCTGAAGAGGCTGAAGGCATCAGTTGATCCCAATAACAAGCTGCATTGGACATTTGAGAACAACACGGAGGGATCCATATGCACTTTCAGCGGGGTGGAGTGCTGGCATCCTAACGAGAACAGGATTCTTTCGCTTCGACTTGGTGGCATGGATCTCAAGGGCCAATTCCCCGACGGGCTCGAGAACTGCAGTAGCATGACCTCGCTGGATCTGTCAAGCAACAGCCTCTCCGGGCCAATCCCAGCTGACATCTCAAAACGGCTTGCATACGTCACAAACCTTGATCTTTCCTATAATAGCTTCTCAGGGGAGATTCCGGAGTCGCTAGCTAACTGCACCTATCTCAATACGGTCAATTTGCAAAATAACAAGCTCACTGGAACCATCCCGGGGCAGCTTGGTGGTCTTTCTCGCCTAACCGACTTTAATGTTGCTGGCAACAAGTTATCAGGCCAGATCCCTTCATCCTTCAGCAAATTTGCAGCTTCCAATTTTGCAAATCAAGAACTCTGTGGGAAACCTCTGAGTGGTGATTGCACTGCCAATTCAAACAGTCGTACAGGAGTGATTGCTGGTTCTGCTGTTGCTGGCGCAGTTATCACTTTAATAGTTGTTGGTGTTATTTTATTCATTTTCTTGCGGAAAATGCCTGCTAAGAAGAAGGAAAAGGACGTGGAAGGAAATAAGTGGGCGAAGACTATTAAGGGAGAAAAAGGAGTCAAG GTATCAATGTTTGAGAAATCAGTTTCAAAGATGAAACTGAATGATCTGATGAAGGCAACAGGTGATTTTACTAAGGAGAATATTATTGCAACTGGTCATTCAGGAGCTATGTACAAAGCTACACTTCCTGATGGTTCCTTCCTTGCTATCAAGAGGTTGCAAGATACTCAGCATTCAGAGAGCCAATTCACATCCGAGATGTCAACATTGGGAAGCGCAAGGCAGCGAAACTTAGTTCCTCTATTGGGTTACTGCATTGCTAAGAAAGAGAGGCTCTTGGTGTACAAGTACATGCCGAAAGGTTCGCTCTATGATCAACTACACCATGAAACCAGTGATAAAAAGTCTCTGGAATGGCCAGTGAGGCTAAAAATCGCCATCGGGGCTGGTAGAGGGTTGGCGTGGCTTCATCACACTTGCAACCCCCGCATTCTTCACCGCAATATTAGCTCTAAGTGTATACTACTTGATGATGACTATGAGCCTAAGATTTCAGACTTTGGGCTGGCAAGGCTTATGAATCCTATCGACACCCACCTGAGCACATTCGTCAATGGTGAGTTTGGTGACGTAGGGTATGTAGCTCCTGAATACTCCCACACCCTTGTCGCCACTCCAAAGGGGGATGTTTATAGTTTTGGTGTTGTCTTGCTTGAACTAGTCACCGGTGAAGAGCCCACGCACGTGTCAAATGCCCCAGAAAACTTCAGAGGCAGTCTGGTGGACTGGATAACATACCTATCAAACAACTCTATACTTCAAGATGCGGTCGATAAGTCCTTGATCGGAAAGAACAATGATGCCGAGCTGCTTCAAGTTATGAAGGTTGCCTGTTCTTGCGTGCTTTCCGCTCCGAAGGAGAGACCTACAATGTTTGAAGTGTACCAGCTTCTGAGGGCTGTTGGAGAGAAATACCACTTTAGTGCCGCGGACGATGAGTTGACGCTGCGACCACGGGATGCAGATTCTGAAAGGCCGGATGAGCTTATTGTAGCAAGATAG